A single region of the Candidatus Coatesbacteria bacterium genome encodes:
- the trxA gene encoding thioredoxin, with amino-acid sequence MSSEYEVVGTDDSFAEEVEQSDIPVLVDFWATWCGPCLAIAPAVEELAKEYQGRLKVVKLNVDENPKTAGKFGIRGIPTLLFFKDGEVVRQVVGAQPKKRLVKTVEELL; translated from the coding sequence ATGTCTTCCGAGTATGAAGTCGTCGGCACCGACGACAGCTTCGCCGAAGAGGTCGAGCAAAGCGACATCCCCGTGCTGGTGGACTTCTGGGCCACCTGGTGCGGCCCCTGTTTGGCCATCGCCCCGGCCGTCGAGGAGCTCGCCAAGGAGTACCAGGGCCGGCTGAAGGTCGTCAAACTCAACGTCGACGAGAATCCCAAGACCGCCGGCAAGTTCGGCATCCGCGGCATCCCCACCCTGCTGTTCTTCAAGGATGGCGAGGTCGTCCGTCAGGTCGTCGGCGCCCAGCCCAAGAAGCGGCTGGTCAAGACCGTCGAAGAGCTTCTCTAA
- the mrdA gene encoding penicillin-binding protein 2, whose amino-acid sequence MPRLSRRKIRRLLNQLLVALAALGLLIKVGELQVTHALELARASEENRLRRIPLPAPRGGIYDRRGTPLALDEPAYAVGLLAPPTQIPAGERLEELCELLGLEATELLERFSEGRSYPYEPARLVENADAALLTRVAEAEDPGLVITSRPRRSYPNGECLAHVLGYLDEVRPEELERGYRLGELIGRKGLEAYYEEALRGIPGEEVVEVDAHERRIATQRRSEPLPGDGLILAVDLGLQRMAEAILAETSYRKPYDWPADREWIQPEPGLRGSIIVMDVQTGELLALATRPTYDPNRVGVGGDPEYWRTLNADPDKPLLARAYQSTYPPGSTFKLVDATAGLLTGAVTPDGRMDQPCGGVFRLGDTAFHCWGHIGHGSLTLTEAIGWSCNVYFYQLGLRLGIEGIREYGVRYGLNEPTGIDLPHERAGQLPSLERLEERWGERWPRGQICNNAIGQGDVLVSPLELLTMYAAIANGGRLLEPRLVSRIIGPDGRPRRRLEPVVRRELELPDWVRETLITGLKNVLRRFGPNPVELCGKTGTSENPHGEPHAWFCGFAPADEPRLAVVIMIENGGFGESYIKYAKRLLAYCFDNGLPDDEPVGCLDPLAVRLTACGPRR is encoded by the coding sequence ATGCCCCGCTTATCGCGACGAAAAATCAGGCGCTTGCTCAATCAGTTGCTGGTCGCCCTGGCGGCCCTGGGTTTGCTGATCAAGGTCGGTGAGCTCCAGGTGACCCACGCCCTGGAGCTGGCCCGGGCCAGCGAGGAGAACCGCCTGCGTCGGATCCCCCTGCCGGCGCCGCGGGGCGGGATCTACGATCGCCGGGGGACACCCCTGGCCCTCGACGAGCCGGCCTACGCCGTCGGTCTGCTGGCCCCGCCGACCCAGATACCGGCGGGCGAACGGTTGGAGGAGCTCTGCGAGCTGTTGGGGTTGGAGGCGACCGAGTTGCTGGAACGCTTCAGCGAAGGCCGCAGCTATCCCTACGAGCCAGCGCGGCTGGTGGAGAACGCCGACGCCGCCCTGCTGACCAGGGTGGCCGAGGCCGAGGATCCGGGCCTGGTTATCACCAGCCGCCCCCGGCGGTCCTATCCCAACGGTGAATGCCTGGCCCACGTCCTGGGCTATCTGGACGAGGTCCGTCCCGAGGAGTTGGAGCGGGGCTACCGTTTGGGGGAGTTGATCGGCCGCAAGGGTCTGGAGGCCTACTACGAGGAGGCGCTGCGCGGAATCCCCGGTGAGGAGGTCGTCGAAGTCGACGCCCACGAGCGCCGGATCGCCACCCAGCGCAGATCGGAGCCGCTGCCGGGCGACGGTTTGATCCTGGCCGTCGATTTGGGTTTGCAGAGGATGGCCGAGGCGATCCTCGCCGAAACCAGTTATCGCAAACCCTACGACTGGCCGGCGGACAGGGAGTGGATCCAGCCCGAGCCGGGGCTGCGCGGCTCGATCATCGTCATGGACGTGCAGACCGGAGAGCTGCTGGCCCTGGCGACGCGGCCGACCTACGATCCCAACCGGGTCGGCGTCGGCGGCGACCCCGAATACTGGCGGACGCTGAACGCGGACCCGGACAAGCCCCTGTTGGCGCGCGCCTACCAATCGACCTACCCGCCGGGTTCGACCTTCAAGCTCGTCGACGCCACCGCTGGCCTGCTGACGGGGGCGGTGACTCCCGATGGTCGGATGGACCAGCCCTGCGGCGGGGTCTTCCGTCTCGGCGACACCGCCTTCCACTGCTGGGGTCACATCGGCCACGGCTCGCTGACCCTGACCGAGGCCATCGGCTGGAGCTGCAACGTCTACTTCTACCAGCTCGGTCTGCGCCTGGGCATCGAGGGTATCCGGGAGTACGGCGTCCGCTATGGTTTGAACGAGCCCACGGGGATCGATCTGCCCCACGAGCGGGCCGGTCAACTGCCCTCCCTGGAGCGCCTCGAGGAGCGCTGGGGCGAGCGTTGGCCCCGGGGGCAGATCTGCAACAACGCCATCGGCCAGGGAGACGTTCTGGTCTCCCCCCTGGAGTTGCTGACGATGTACGCCGCGATCGCCAACGGCGGGCGGCTGCTGGAGCCGCGCCTGGTGAGCCGCATCATCGGTCCCGACGGCCGTCCGCGCCGCCGACTGGAACCCGTCGTCCGTCGCGAGCTCGAGCTGCCGGACTGGGTCCGTGAAACACTGATTACGGGGCTGAAGAACGTCTTGCGCCGCTTCGGACCAAATCCGGTCGAGCTGTGCGGCAAGACCGGCACCTCCGAGAATCCCCACGGTGAACCCCACGCCTGGTTCTGCGGCTTCGCCCCGGCCGACGAGCCGCGGTTGGCCGTGGTGATCATGATCGAGAACGGCGGCTTCGGTGAGAGCTACATCAAGTACGCCAAGCGGCTGCTGGCCTATTGTTTTGATAACGGCTTGCCCGACGACGAGCCCGTCGGTTGCCTGGACCCGCTGGCGGTCCGGCTGACGGCTTGCGGACCGAGGAGGTAA
- a CDS encoding alpha/beta fold hydrolase has translation MEFSLTTDKYPRIDLGSGLTILLLHGMFGKPENWDHTLEHLSENYRVITLELPIFDNSWKDPTVEGLSRYTADFLEWADIEGAVMVGNSLGGHIALYLACFYPELTRGLVLTGSSGLFERGYEQGIPTSPNRDWIYDRVAEIFYDESSIRPGIVDEVDEFLKSRRNKFRLVKVAKSAKRTHMGEHLAKIDVPTLLVWGREDTITPLDVAHEFRDNIADRELVIFEKCGHAPMLEYPEKFSEVLEDFLQRRLD, from the coding sequence ATGGAATTCAGCCTGACCACGGACAAATACCCCCGGATCGATCTCGGTTCCGGCCTGACGATCCTGCTGCTTCACGGCATGTTCGGCAAGCCGGAGAATTGGGATCACACCCTGGAGCACCTGAGCGAGAACTATCGCGTGATCACCCTCGAGCTGCCGATCTTCGACAACAGTTGGAAGGACCCCACCGTCGAGGGCCTGAGCCGCTACACCGCCGACTTTCTGGAATGGGCCGATATCGAGGGCGCCGTGATGGTCGGCAACTCCCTCGGCGGTCACATCGCCCTCTATCTGGCCTGCTTCTATCCCGAGTTGACCCGGGGGTTGGTGTTGACCGGTTCCTCCGGGCTCTTCGAACGCGGCTACGAGCAGGGGATCCCCACCAGCCCCAACCGGGACTGGATCTACGACCGGGTGGCCGAGATCTTCTACGACGAGTCCAGTATCCGCCCCGGGATCGTCGACGAGGTCGACGAGTTCCTCAAGAGCCGGCGCAACAAGTTCCGCCTGGTCAAGGTCGCCAAGTCGGCCAAGCGCACCCATATGGGCGAGCACCTGGCGAAGATCGACGTGCCGACGCTGCTGGTCTGGGGTCGCGAGGACACCATCACCCCCCTCGACGTGGCCCACGAGTTCCGCGACAATATTGCCGACCGCGAGCTTGTTATCTTCGAGAAGTGCGGTCACGCGCCGATGCTCGAGTACCCGGAGAAGTTCTCCGAAGTTCTCGAGGACTTCCTCCAACGCCGCCTGGACTAG
- a CDS encoding carboxymuconolactone decarboxylase family protein produces MRLNDFPEIDAGFVEFYKRVMTKDGALDRKTKEMLAVAVAYGNGCQPCIEGHLAKARRYGLTDGEYRELVAVAELILAGGARERFVAAEKAAGA; encoded by the coding sequence ATGAGGCTCAACGATTTTCCCGAGATCGACGCCGGTTTCGTCGAGTTCTACAAGCGGGTGATGACCAAGGACGGCGCCCTGGACCGCAAGACCAAGGAGATGCTGGCCGTGGCCGTGGCTTACGGTAACGGTTGCCAGCCCTGCATCGAGGGCCATCTCGCCAAGGCCCGGCGCTACGGCTTGACCGACGGCGAGTACCGCGAACTCGTCGCCGTGGCCGAGCTGATCCTGGCCGGCGGCGCCCGGGAGCGCTTCGTCGCCGCCGAGAAGGCCGCCGGCGCCTGA
- the rodA gene encoding rod shape-determining protein RodA: protein MPGPAGGPADGLRTEEVTVPGPQPRRTRPDWLLLGSAAVLSICGVLVNASVGGYAGDVPRWLLQLGWTAVGLGGALLLSRLDYRRLQPYAPWPYVATLLLLGLVLALPGGAETRRWLSLGPLSLQPAEPAKLAYILLAAWLLSRRGEEGPRRRDYAAIVAAALIPLGLIAVQPDLATAFVFVPLALGIGYWSGNAGWKIAALLLPLGWSLTALTTAPAWIVALVGADFAASPLGFVCRPWWWLGAALMIGLWVVFRKRAGRYFAGLIVAGALGGLLLPLGWNLLKGYQQRRVLMFLDPTVDPHGAGYNSIQSRIAIGSGGFWGKGFLQGSQGQLAFLPERHTDFAFSVWAEEWGFVGSFLLVTFYVLLLWRILRAAGRAPEGFGSLICYGVAVLLAFHAFFNIGMCLGLFPVAGLPLPFVSYGGSFMLTAWLAVGLTAAVERRSHELTL, encoded by the coding sequence TTGCCTGGACCCGCTGGCGGTCCGGCTGACGGCTTGCGGACCGAGGAGGTAACCGTGCCCGGCCCCCAGCCACGACGGACCCGGCCCGACTGGCTCCTCCTCGGCTCGGCGGCGGTGTTGTCGATCTGCGGTGTCCTTGTCAACGCCAGCGTCGGGGGTTACGCCGGCGACGTCCCGCGCTGGCTGCTCCAGCTGGGCTGGACCGCTGTCGGCCTCGGCGGAGCCCTGCTGCTCTCCCGGCTGGACTATCGTCGACTGCAGCCCTACGCCCCCTGGCCCTATGTCGCGACGCTGCTGCTGCTGGGGCTGGTGCTGGCGCTGCCCGGCGGCGCCGAGACCCGGCGCTGGCTCAGCCTGGGGCCGCTCAGCCTCCAACCCGCCGAACCGGCCAAGTTGGCCTACATCCTGCTGGCCGCCTGGCTGCTCAGTCGGCGCGGCGAGGAGGGGCCGAGACGCCGGGATTACGCCGCGATCGTCGCCGCGGCGCTGATTCCCCTGGGACTGATCGCCGTGCAGCCCGACCTGGCCACGGCCTTCGTTTTCGTACCCCTGGCCCTGGGGATCGGCTATTGGAGTGGTAACGCCGGCTGGAAGATCGCCGCCCTGCTCCTGCCCCTCGGCTGGTCGTTGACGGCGCTGACCACGGCGCCGGCTTGGATCGTCGCTTTGGTGGGCGCCGATTTCGCCGCCTCGCCCCTGGGGTTTGTCTGCCGGCCCTGGTGGTGGCTGGGCGCCGCCCTCATGATCGGCCTCTGGGTGGTTTTCCGGAAACGGGCGGGCCGCTACTTCGCCGGCTTGATCGTCGCCGGCGCCCTGGGCGGTCTGCTGCTGCCCCTGGGCTGGAACCTGCTCAAGGGTTACCAGCAGCGCCGGGTGCTGATGTTCCTCGACCCCACCGTCGATCCCCACGGCGCCGGTTACAACAGCATTCAGAGCCGCATCGCCATCGGCTCCGGCGGCTTCTGGGGCAAGGGCTTCCTGCAGGGCAGCCAGGGGCAGTTGGCCTTCCTGCCCGAACGGCACACCGACTTCGCCTTCAGCGTCTGGGCCGAGGAGTGGGGTTTCGTCGGCAGCTTCCTCCTCGTCACCTTCTACGTTCTGCTGTTATGGCGTATCCTGCGCGCCGCCGGTCGCGCTCCCGAAGGCTTCGGCTCGCTGATCTGCTACGGCGTCGCCGTGTTGCTGGCCTTTCACGCTTTTTTCAACATCGGCATGTGCCTGGGGCTGTTCCCGGTGGCCGGGCTGCCTTTGCCCTTCGTCAGCTACGGCGGCAGCTTCATGCTGACCGCCTGGCTGGCCGTAGGCCTTACCGCCGCCGTCGAGCGGCGCAGCCACGAGTTGACGCTGTAG
- a CDS encoding carboxymuconolactone decarboxylase family protein, translating into MCYHHWWSKNAPQALDERNPMAINETNGMDEAFVDFHHAYLAEDGALDLKTKEMIALAFAFGNKCQGCIKYHKPKAFEAGMTEEEYRELVAVCEVIAAGGVIMYYGETGGKQSC; encoded by the coding sequence ATGTGTTACCATCATTGGTGGAGCAAAAACGCACCCCAAGCGCTTGATGAAAGGAACCCCATGGCTATCAATGAGACCAACGGTATGGACGAGGCCTTCGTCGACTTCCACCACGCCTATCTTGCCGAGGACGGCGCCCTGGATCTCAAGACCAAGGAGATGATCGCCCTGGCTTTCGCCTTCGGCAACAAGTGCCAGGGCTGTATCAAGTATCATAAGCCCAAGGCCTTCGAGGCCGGGATGACCGAAGAGGAGTACCGCGAACTGGTCGCGGTCTGCGAGGTCATCGCCGCCGGCGGCGTGATAATGTATTACGGCGAGACCGGCGGCAAGCAGAGCTGCTGA
- a CDS encoding bifunctional hydroxymethylpyrimidine kinase/phosphomethylpyrimidine kinase, protein MGVRMSNVSNAVVCVGGLDTSGGAGLAADIRAAAALRTPCLPIAAVLAPQDAGGVHQVFPVPPGALRGQLRAVDWSGVGAVKLGVVYLPELLELLLAELPRATVLVIDPVLGASAGGRLAVPGLLEVLRGRAFPRASLVTFNRREVQAFFDRDYATADEAVESAGELAVELGCAVLLKGGHLPGAPVDCLATPAGAGEVFPGGRSRHTVRGTGCLLATAIACGLAGGLSVGEAAGRAKVLVNDAVSAAYAGAAGYVAAPGAAG, encoded by the coding sequence ATGGGAGTTCGGATGAGCAACGTGAGTAACGCCGTCGTCTGTGTCGGCGGTTTGGATACCTCGGGCGGGGCGGGGTTGGCGGCGGACATCCGCGCCGCGGCGGCGCTGCGCACTCCCTGTCTGCCCATCGCCGCCGTCCTGGCGCCCCAGGACGCCGGTGGGGTGCATCAGGTTTTTCCGGTTCCCCCGGGCGCCTTGCGTGGTCAACTGCGGGCGGTGGACTGGAGCGGCGTCGGTGCTGTCAAGCTGGGTGTCGTCTACCTGCCGGAGCTGCTGGAGTTGCTGCTGGCCGAGCTGCCCCGGGCAACGGTTTTGGTGATCGATCCGGTGCTGGGGGCCTCGGCGGGGGGGCGGTTGGCGGTTCCCGGTCTGCTGGAGGTGCTGCGCGGTCGGGCCTTCCCCCGGGCGAGTCTGGTGACTTTCAACCGCCGGGAGGTCCAGGCCTTCTTCGACCGCGACTATGCAACCGCCGACGAGGCCGTCGAGTCGGCCGGGGAGCTGGCCGTCGAGCTGGGCTGCGCCGTGCTGCTCAAGGGCGGTCATCTGCCCGGCGCGCCCGTCGATTGCCTGGCGACACCCGCGGGCGCCGGGGAGGTTTTCCCCGGCGGGCGTTCGCGGCATACTGTCCGCGGGACGGGCTGTCTGCTGGCGACGGCGATCGCCTGCGGCCTGGCGGGGGGTTTGTCCGTCGGCGAGGCGGCGGGTCGGGCCAAGGTTCTCGTCAACGACGCCGTGAGCGCCGCCTATGCCGGGGCGGCCGGCTATGTCGCCGCACCGGGGGCGGCGGGCTGA